The window ATATTTGTTGTGGAAACGGATTTGAAAATGGAAAATGAATTAAGGAAAGGGGAAGAACTCTTTACGGAGGGCAGAATTGATGATGCTGAAGACCAATTCCTTTCAATTGTGAAAAGAGATAACAACAGTAAGGAGGCGTATAATAACCTCGGGGTTATCGCTTTTCAGAAGAACGATATCAAGAGAGCGATAGAGTATTTTACCCGCTCTTTGGAGATAGATTATTCATACAAAGATGCGGTAATTAATTATACCGATTTACTTGGATCTCTCAATCAATCTCAGATAGCCATACCACTTTTGGAGAAAATTGTAGAGGATAACCCTCGTGACAATGAAATGAGAAGGCTTTTGGAGGAAATCAGCCCTCAAAAACACCCACAGGCAAAAATGGTTGTCTTATGCCTTCCCGGACTGGAATCATTCCTGGATGAGCTCGTCAATTTTCTTGGAAAACAATATGAGGTGAAGAGCTGTTACAGCCACGATCAACACGAGATTGAATCTGCCGTTCAATGGGCAGACATAGTCTGGCTGGAATGGGCAAATGAACTCTCCATCAATCTAACCAATCATGCAGCGTTGTTAGAAAGGAAACACGTAATCTGCCGTTTACATAGTTATGAGGCATTTGTTCCTTTCGCTCAACAGATCAGGTGGGAGAAGGTAAATGATTTACTATTTGTTGCAGAACACATTAAGCATATTGTTCTTCAGCAGGTTCCAGATCTTCCTGAGAAGGTGAAGAATATTCATATTGTTCCCAACGGAATCGATTTGAATAAATTTCCCCTTAAAGAGAGACCGAGGGGGAAAAATCTTGCATTCCTGGGCCATATTAATTTCAAGAAGGGTCCCATGCTTCTTTTACACGCATTCAGAGAATTGGCTCAAACTGACGGTGAATATCGTTTATGTATTGCGGGAGAATTCCAGGAAATAAGGTACCGGCTTTACTTTAACCAGATGATAGAAGAGATGGGGCTGGAAGAGAAAGTCCGGTTCGACGGATGGGTAGAGGATGTAAATACCTGGTTTGAAGATAAAGACTATATTGTTTGTACCAGCGTACTCGAGGGACATCCGGTTGGCGTGATGGAGGCGATGGCATGCGGTCTCAAACCGCTCATCCACAATTATGTGGGTGCTCGGGGAAGCTACCCTGATCAATATATCTGGAACACAATTCCTGAATTTATCGAAATGGTTACCGATGGGAATTATGATTCTCTGGAATATAGAAAATTTATTGAAACAAATTACAGCCTTGAGATGCAGTTGGAGAAAGTAGACAGAATCATTTCAGATGGATGCAAAGAAAAGCGGGGAAAACCTCAATCTGTCAGGAATCGAATCATCGAAACAGATTGATTTCTCCTTATAAAGAAAACAGGGAATTATCATCCCCGGGAATATCAGGAAATAGTATGCTTTACATAAACAACTACCATATGGACATCTTGACCAGAAATGTCCCCTGTCCTGTCCGGTTAAACATTGAACTCACAACACATTGTAATCTGAAATGTGTTATGTGCAGGGGGAGGCAGAATTATGTGGAAGAAAAAGAAGCGGGAAGGCATTTGACCACAGATGAATTTGTTCGTATCCTCAATGGTACAGATTTAAACAGGCTGAGAATTTTAAACCTGGCAGGTTCTGCTGAACCTTTATTAAATCCTGATATTTTTTCGATTCTGGATGTATGCAGAAAAAAGAAGCTCATCGTTGAATTTATAACGAATGGTATGCTTCTGACGCCTCAGATCTCAAAACAGATAGCAGGGTTTTCAAGCGGGATTCACATAAGTTTTGGAGGTTCAAAGAAGGAAACGTTTGAATCCATTCGTAACGGTTCAGACTTTGAACTTGTCTGCGAAAACATACGGACCATTGGCAGGATCAAGAAGGAGTGTAATCAACGTTATCCTCTCGTCTGGCTAAATCCAATACTTATGAAAAGGAACATTCACGAACTGCCCGGAATAATTGAACTGGCGAAGGAACTGGGCTGTCAGGGAGTCTCCTGTTCACATCTGACCGTAAACAGTCCGGAATTGATCGAGGAAAGTCTCTTTTTTCATAAAGAAACAGGTAATCATTTTCTTCATGAGGCCTCGGAACTGGCCCGGAGATACAAAATTGCCATAATCAGACCTGAAAGC is drawn from Candidatus Scalindua sp. and contains these coding sequences:
- a CDS encoding radical SAM protein, coding for MLYINNYHMDILTRNVPCPVRLNIELTTHCNLKCVMCRGRQNYVEEKEAGRHLTTDEFVRILNGTDLNRLRILNLAGSAEPLLNPDIFSILDVCRKKKLIVEFITNGMLLTPQISKQIAGFSSGIHISFGGSKKETFESIRNGSDFELVCENIRTIGRIKKECNQRYPLVWLNPILMKRNIHELPGIIELAKELGCQGVSCSHLTVNSPELIEESLFFHKETGNHFLHEASELARRYKIAIIRPESFSLEPDCNEKRNKTEAWKKCRFLWNHAIVGLRGIEPCSSNKVIDFDGDVIRNKFTDIWNNDWYADMRYRLLTGTPPQYCKNCTDPSVKDPDHISSYFKEEILSDAFDYVRKNPKLSQKNQLEKSGVPVLSSN
- a CDS encoding glycosyltransferase, translated to MENELRKGEELFTEGRIDDAEDQFLSIVKRDNNSKEAYNNLGVIAFQKNDIKRAIEYFTRSLEIDYSYKDAVINYTDLLGSLNQSQIAIPLLEKIVEDNPRDNEMRRLLEEISPQKHPQAKMVVLCLPGLESFLDELVNFLGKQYEVKSCYSHDQHEIESAVQWADIVWLEWANELSINLTNHAALLERKHVICRLHSYEAFVPFAQQIRWEKVNDLLFVAEHIKHIVLQQVPDLPEKVKNIHIVPNGIDLNKFPLKERPRGKNLAFLGHINFKKGPMLLLHAFRELAQTDGEYRLCIAGEFQEIRYRLYFNQMIEEMGLEEKVRFDGWVEDVNTWFEDKDYIVCTSVLEGHPVGVMEAMACGLKPLIHNYVGARGSYPDQYIWNTIPEFIEMVTDGNYDSLEYRKFIETNYSLEMQLEKVDRIISDGCKEKRGKPQSVRNRIIETD